In one Betta splendens chromosome 14, fBetSpl5.4, whole genome shotgun sequence genomic region, the following are encoded:
- the LOC114869439 gene encoding cilia- and flagella-associated protein 54-like isoform X6, with the protein MELPASYYGSIDSKNPVVIAFERDICSCLTLLRRAASSTCQDNGSYAKGIKSLVALWIKYKPRLPSKLYLEHMLKTADALTELKLYQPALWHGYHLYLLHFSSVNIMNITDIDQFMVCYFPEGFDADQDILAMKIRAMLGCALCILEQEKRPSVLSHNGLCKLLRVLNFIRIMMQAFQQHEQLCWHIYNGSLQIYNICRYLMTMNCSAQALEYLLWTSISVELCFPLMTAKYLPWIVTLYCAVCHCYYDNQSSEQAEHFARRALGKINELAKLDDQRKASANKETQNVYKEAAIKLGAMVFKRTVFETRRKSKFKIKPKNNLKDLHITPWPHTTTGRMLCTLFESSAACFFSILEALWDSTSLPLKTSFPEEPELQEVILELLSAGIGILSGVTSSEPKCDDCASTSIKAVTATSTLIDLAIAGESKIPITSAVRFIKLLFHYKQPETFTELAREMLEVLSGVEGQSFRKAEQELFLLYTFNNLLYSQRKRPRDYNMADDKHNTLFLRSDDFNGLVEALHKSVCGSAPDVKPERDLVLEIVLFLWGKLKLVKWRENPKITDSTEKAVYYKWLWCLCMLWDIANACDLATVDCIITAEMIHMLAKQLESAAEHCEQTHPGASEADVGGVKPGYPSLLRWSRTELLQKESEVVEQGLKCLSKGLSTLLPEDSSVSVIDYAFILKEETEGAATKTGSGSKDTLPKALLLALDLYLELDIIRHRVSLKLLQLNSAVESELFGRIKRNKVSKALFLIQRALIVYSNMEANNSSQIKSLLEEASSLIEKAEVEERKLYFSTTRKIPGQSRDTAMKDQEELPPAPPILLSRTDQSFSFAPAPYILEEKVCWYQLCGCAVEGIKRKVRLGDCNLLGTGKMVPAKSGECILKVEGLEPNQKYMFAIAAYNSQGKLLGNNIGETTFPLLASFPVPLLSAWAHLAQVAFQTVQYAVAKRACRELWRHYTVSDPGTHCIEDRLGARGLHQETLKRSSPQLCQLFLTSIFIQTEINIQQESLYYSSFSDKGPFIWEQEARLAECERMLVAVDLALWLNDGFAAIQAVVTCYGLLAPLIFHQINCDALVQVLKKCLVVLEANSDLLKQQWTGMTLDSLMHMIACITYYLSKSLRTLRDHHVASVVMDCGRKLLQEVHDAQLQISRPVSATESLKALQAKNKKITSEATLSTNTEVTRPVTGSMNPTILYDLISSSSLKDAYQNVMKLRHKAYFIEYAALLLQRTKEEGHVDLVLEWGQSMLKFLCRRDEVMGLLTRDIEKENSVQALKENEPHQNRNISHNDARKKVKQKLPHSLLQAVRTNREMLIVENLLDKMSSVVHRSKKRLQLRKLCKEESVWRSHLNYTMAQAHIALLHQGLDKLHGETLQDKYSQLNPLCFSLAYSGILVWRNLQRQQSSNIERDSQRSTANSLLSDYVPVHRDEVRIDDSATEDSCDEEQDSAQLVKGHNELHRHTVTLVHKSLNKAGLHFRRAMVLAHRGSHWTTLQYVCQNVWEQSCRLALFAQRAAELEPPCVTTDQLQTFFMPLLTLATDLIMDMLNRLGFWSVYDSNLTEEELETGLQFSALLDDSTQVDLRWVHTLVLHTLEQLHFSGKWESLAHFALLYNSYTRERYALIITPLLIHAQRMLLERISFYGGPSVPQPHHVKTQMATGKDVTCRNYAWCQLLSGWTLTHAKQPHIRKKSANSSTQNVVELKGAEVKLSMANVCVPLDTVETQKCYHQAIERRSHCMQVFQHSRSLLMRLLAYTQPSFEVHLRHGTCFSNSTSLVGFSPIVMPAPNSQPCDMTAEDFSTANAFYSLPISPDHLPTVIAAYFTSIKHLKANSHDSLRVLALHEMGNLQFYTGNMRAAQSHWSNAVDCALKNTGTVEKWDGVTSGSGCLQQTLQQAGIWGCLQAAVLTAKIAQYILTSDVSQRTKCCLLSAHLFKCVLYCSMAQPQTDLQYASHSIREELLPGVNLFSEPLRVHLETTVTSLNFVCHWLFTTGYHITLLPILALYLHFVGTLCRDVKRTVEGKILQIRALTELCLFTEAVKEAVQLTQGLGVLLPCGYGIATDSLQPMKIFYSNKSLLDNAEALEELLNCNIGPEIRTLYGSQLCLRFNLTRIQLVLALSNTVHGLPVQDDDEGECCGSKTVPKNSAPHEQDRLDVEGSYMKADETKVLDFKSRTESLSPERIKLLLLEAASSLINSSSQQLTACCCSEMESIELAVEFKLLKANLYYQQGHIALSSETAASSLVLLQTSPVITRQKPASESLHHRSRSKQTAPERLRSGKELEFFCGCVAAGLWSIA; encoded by the exons TTGTACCAGCCAGCCCTGTGGCACGGCTACCATCTCTACCTGCTGCACTTCAGCTCAGTAAACATAATGAACATAACAGATATAGACCAGTTTATGGTTTGCTACTTTCCTGAAGGTTTTGATGCAGACCAGGACATCTTAGCCATGAAG ATCCGTGCAATGCTGGGATGTGCCCTGTGTATATTAGAGCAGGAAAAAAGGCCCAGTGTCCTAAGCCACAACGGACTCTGTAAACTGCTGCGTGTGCTGAACTTTATCAGGATCATGATGCAGGCTTTCCAGCAACACGAACAGCTTTGCTGGCACATATATAATG GTTCACTGCAAATCTACAATATCTGCCGTTACTTGATGACAATGAATTGCAGTGCACAG GCACTGGAGTACCTTCTGTGGACAAGCATCAGTGTAGAGCTGTGCTTCCCACTGATGACTGCTAAGTATCTGCCATGGATTGTCACACTCTACTGTGCTGTCTGCCACTGTTACTATGACAACCAGAGTTCAGAGCAGGCAGAA CATTTTGCCAGAAGAGCACTTGGAAAAATTAATGAGCTAGCAAAGCTGGACGACCAAAGAAAAGCTTCTGCcaacaaagagacacaaaatgtATACAAAGAAGCCGCTATTAAG CTGGGTGCCATGGTGTTCAAGCGGACAGTGTTTGAGACCAGAAGGAAATCCAAATTTAAAATCAAGCCCAAAAACAATCTCAAAGACTTGCACATT ACGCCATGGCCTCATACTACAACAGGGCGCATGCTGTGCACCCTGTTTGAGAGCAGTGCAGCATGTTTCTTCAGTATCCTAGAAGCACTTTGGGATAGCACCAGTCTCCCACTAAAAACAAGTTttccagaggaaccagaactgCAGGAGGTGATTCTGGAGCTCCTGTCTGCCGGCATTGGTATATTATCTG GTGTAACAAGCAGTGAGCCAAAGTGTGATGACTGCGCATCTACTTCTATTAAAGCAGTGACGGCAACATCTACTTTGATAGATTTAGCAATTGCAG GAGAAAGCAAAATACCCATCACGTCTGCAGTGAGATTCATCAAGCTGTTGTTTCACTACAAGCAGCCAGAAACGTTCACTGAACTTGCCAGAGAAATGCTTGAGGTTTTGTCT GGCGTGGAGGGTCAGTCATTcaggaaggctgagcaggaGCTTTTCTTACTCTACACTTTCAACAATCTGCTGTATTCCCAGAGAAAACGCCCCAGAGACTACAACATGGCTGATG ACAAGCACAACACCTTATTTTTGAGGAGTGATGACTTCAATGGCCTGGTAGAAGCGCTGCACAAGTCTGTTTGTGGTTCCGCCCCA GATGTGAAACCAGAGAGGGACTTAGTTTTGgaaattgttttatttctttgggGTAAATTGAAGTTGGTCAAGTGGAGAGAAAACCCAAAGATTACAGACTCTACTGAAAAGGCAGTATATTACAAG TGGTTGTGGTGCTTGTGTATGCTGTGGGACATTGCCAATGCCTGTGACCTGGCTACTGTTGACTGTATAATCACAGCAGAGATGATCCACATGTTGGCCAAACAGCTGGAGAGTGCAGCTGAACATtgtgaacaaacacaccctgGAG CTTCTGAAGCAGATGTTGGTGGTGTGAAGCCAGGCTACCCTTCTCTTCTTAGG TGGTCAAGAACAGAGCTTCTTCAGAAAGAAAGTGAGGTGGTGGAGCAGGGCCTTAAATGTTTGTCAAAGGGTTTATCTACACTGCTGCCTGAAGACAGCTCAGTCTCAGTCATAGACTATGCATTCATACTG AAGGAGGAAACAGAAGGAGCGGCAACAAAGACAGGATCAGGCTCTAAAGACACTCTGCCTAAAGCTTTGCTGCTGGCATTAGACCTTTATCTAGAGTTAGACATCATCCGCCACAGGGTTTCCCTGAAGTTACTGCAACTAAATTCAG cTGTAGAGTCTGAACTGTTTGGTCGGATAAAGAGGAACAAGGTCTCCAAAGCTCTTTTCCTGATCCAGAGGGCTTTGATAGTGTACAGCAACATGGAagcaaacaacagcagccaaaTCAAGAGTCTGCTAGAG GAGGCTTCCTCCCTGATAGAAAAAGCAGAGGTAGAGGAGAGAAAACTGTATTTCTCTACCACAAGAAAGATTCCAGGTcaaagcagagacacagcaaTGAAGGACCAAGAAGAactccctccagctccacccaTCTTACTGTCACGCACTGACCAGTCCTTCAGCTTTGCTCCAGCACCTTATATTCTGGAGGAAAAA gtTTGCTGGTACCAGCTCTGTGGCTGTGCAGTGGAAGGTATTAAACGGAAAGTTCGCCTTGGAGACTGCAACCTACTAGGAACTGGAAAAATG gtaCCAGCAAAATCTGGTGAATGCATTTTAAAGGTGGAAGGACTGGAGCCCAACCAGAAGTACATGTTTGCCATTGCAGCCTACAATAGTCAGGGCAAGCTACTAGGAAACAACATAGGGGAGACAACATTTCCACTGTTGGCATCCTTTCCTGTGCCACTGCTGTCTGCTTGGGCTCACTTGGCTCAG GTGGCATTTCAAACAGTACAGTACGCCGTAGCAAAGAGAGCTTGCAGGGAACTGTGGAGGCACTATACCGTCTCTGATCCTGGAACCCACTGCATAGAGGACAGACTCGGAGCAAGAGG TTTGCATCAAGAGACCTTAAAACGCTCCTCACCTCAGCTCTGTCAGTTGTTCCTTACTTCCATCTTCATTCAGACAGAGATCAACATTCAGCAAGAATCACTCTACTACAGCTCCTTTAGTGACAAAGGACCATTTATTTGGGAACAG GAAGCCAGACTGGCTGAATGTGAGCGAATGTTGGTAGCCGTGGACTTGGCGCTGTGGTTGAATGATGGTTTTGCTGCCATACAAGCTGTTGTTACCTGCTATGGCCTCTTAGCACCTCTAATCTTTCACCAGATCAATTGTGATGCTCtggtgcag GTGCTTAAAAAATGCTTGGTGGTTTTGGAGGCAAATTCAGACCTTCTCAAACAACAATGGACCGGAATGACACTAGACTCATTAATGCACATGATAGCCTGCATCACCTACTACCTGTCAAAG TCTTTACGTACACTCAGGGACCATCATGTGGCTTCTGTTGTGATGGACTGTGGTCGCAAGCTGCTCCAGGAGGTTCATGATGCCCAGCTGCAGATTAGTAGGCCTGTTAGTGCAACTGAGAGT TTAAAGGCTCTTCAggccaaaaacaagaaaatcacATCTGAAGCAACTCTCAGCACTAACACtg AGGTTACAAGACCAGTGACCGGCAGTATGAATCCAACAATACTGTATGATCTGATCTCCAGCAGCTCATTAAAAGATGCTTATCAAAATG TGATGAAACTTAGACACAAAGCCTATTTTATTGAGTATGCAGCACTGCTGCTCCAGAGAACTAAGGAAGAAGGCCACGTAGACCTGGTGTTAGAGTGGGGGCAGAGCATGCTAAAATTTCTCTGCAG GCGTGATGAGGTGATGGGACTGTTGACTAGGGAcattgaaaaagaaaatagtGTCCAGGCTCTGAAGGAAAACGAACCACATCAG AACAGGAACATATCTCATAATGATGCAAGAAAGAAGGTAAAGCAGAAACTGCCACACAGCTTGTTACAGGCAGTGAGAACTAACAG GGAGATGCTGATTGTGGAAAACCTGCTAGATAAGATGTCATCCGTGGTGCATCGCAGCAAGAAGCGCCTTCAGCTAAGGAAACTGTGCAAGGAGGAAAGCGTGTGGAGGTCACATCTGAATTACACGATGGCTCAGGCGCATATAGCTCTGCTTCACCAAGGCCTGGACAAGCTGCATGGAGAAACTCTGCAGGACAA GTACAGCCAGTTAAATCcactgtgtttctctctggccTACTCTGGTATCCTTGTATGGAGGAACCTCCAAAGACAGCAGTCTTCTAATATTGAGAGAGACTCACAGAGAAGCACAGCTAACTCTCTTCTCAGTGATTATGTGCCTGTACACAGAGATGAAg tgaGAATTGATGACTCTGCTACAGAGGACAGTTGTGATGAGGAACAGGATTCAGCTCAGTTGGTGAAAGGACACAATGAGCTGCACAGGCACACTGTTACCTTGGTGCATAAATCACTCAACAAAGCAGGTTTACATTTCCGACGAGCCATG GTGTTGGCGCATCGTGGCAGCCACTGGACCACTCTGCAGTATGTGTGTCAGAACGTTTGGGAACAAAGCTGCAGACTGGCTTTGTTTGCACAGAGGGCTGCTGAGCTTGAACCTCCCTGTGTGACCACAGATCAACTCCAGACCTTCTTTATGCCACTACTCACACTGGCTACTGACCTTATAATGGACATGTTAAACAGACTTGGT TTTTGGAGTGTGTATGATAGCAACTTGACTGAGGAGGAGCTTGAGACTGGTcttcagttctcagctctcctGGATGACAGCACCCAGGTGGACCTGCGTTGGGTTCATACTTTGGTATTGCATACATTGGAACAGCTCCATTTTAGTGGCAAATGGGAAAGCTTGGCCCACTTTGCCTTATTGTACAACTCCTACACAAG GGAACGTTATGCCTTGATCATAACCCCTTTACTAATTCATGCTCAGAGGATGCTGCTGGAAAGGATTAGTTTTTATGGAGGGCCTTCAGTTCCACAGCCACACCATGTAAAGACACAGATGGCCACAGGCAAAGAT GTGACATGCAGGAACTATGCATGGTGCCAGTTGCTCAGTGGATGGACCCTAACTCATGCAAAGCAGCCACACATTCGTAAAAAGTCAGCAAACTCCAGCACTCAAAATGTAGTTGAGCTTAAAG GTGCAGAAGTAAAACTCTCCATGGCCAACGTGTGTGTTCCTCTGGACACTGTTGAGACACAAAAATGTTACCACCAAGCCATTGAGAGAAGATCACACTGCATGCAGGTTTTTCAGCACAGTCGCTCATTATTGATGCGGCTTTTGGCGTACACACAACCTT CTTTTGAGGTGCATTTGCGACACGGAACATGTTTCAGCAATTCAACAAGCCTGGTGGGTTTCAGTCCCATTGTTATGCCGGCTCCGAACAGTCAGCCTTGTGACATGACAGCGGAGGACTTCAGCACTGCAAATGCCTTTTACAGCCTCCCCATCAGCCCTGACCACTTGCCCACTGTGATTGCCGCATACTTCACATCCATCA AGCATCTTAAGGCTAATAGTCACGACTCCCTTAGAGTTTTGGCGCTGCATGAAATGGGAAACCTACAGTTCTACACTGGAAACATGCG GGCAGCGCAGTCACACTGGAGTAACGCTGTAGATTGTGCCTTAAAGAACACAGGCACAGTAGAGAAGTGGGATGGCGTGACCTCTGGGAGTGGCTGCCTGCAACAAACCCTGCAGCAGGCTGGAATTTGGGGATGTTTACAGGCTGCTGTACTCACTGCTAAGATAGCACA GTATATTTTAACGTCTGACGTAAGCCAGCGTACCAAGTGCTGTCTCTTGTCTGCTCACCTCTTTAAG TGTGTGCTGTATTGCTCCATGGCTCAGCCCCAGACAGACCTCCAGTACGCCTCCCACAGCATTAGAGAGGAACTGCTTCCTGGAGTCAACCTTTTCTCTGAACCCTTGAGGGTTCATCTTGAAACCACAGTAACCAGTCTTAACTTCGTCTGCCACTGGCTTTTCACCACAGGCTATCACATCAcg CTCTTGCCCATATTAGCACTTTACCTACATTTTGTTGGGACTTTGTGCAGAGATGTGAAGCGCACAGTTGAGGGCAAAATACTCCAG ATACGTGCTCTTACTGaattgtgtttgttcactgaagCTGTGAAAGAGGCAGTTCAGCTCACGCAAGGACTAGGGGTTCTTTTACCTTGTGGATACGGCATTGCCACAGACAGTCTTCAA CCTATGAAAATTTTCTACAGCAACAAGTCTCTCCTGGACAATGCTGAG GCTTTGGAGGAACTTCTGAACTGTAACATTGGTCCAGAGATTCGTACATTGTATGGATCACAACTGTGCCTCCGATTCAACTTGACCCGTATTCAACTAGTACTGGCACTCAGTAACACTGTACATGGCCTCCCTGTGCAAG atgatgatgaaggagaaTGTTGTGGGAGCAAAACAGTTCCAAAGAATTCAGCACCCCATGAACAGGACAGGTTGGATGTAGAAGGTTCTTACATGAAGGCAGATGAGACAAAAGTACTGGATTTTAAATCCAGGACAGAGAGCCTGAGTCCAGAAAGGATCAAG CTCCTTTTGTTAGAAGCAGCGTCCTCCTTGATTAACTCAAGTTCGCAGCAGCTCAcagcctgctgctgttctgAAATGGAAAGCATTGAACTGGCTGTGGAGTTCAAGCTTTTAAAAGCAAATTTGTACTATCAGCAGGGACATATTGCACTTAG TTCTGAAACGGCAGCGAGTTCCCTGGTGCTATTGCAGACGTCTCCTGTAATCACAAGACAAAAACCTGCATCTGAGTCCCTGCATCACAGGTCCAGAAGTAAACAG ACTGCCccagagaggttgaggtcagggAAAGAACTGGAGTTCTTCTGTGGCTGCGTTGCCGCCGGGCTCTGGTCCATAGCCTGA